The following coding sequences lie in one Rutidosis leptorrhynchoides isolate AG116_Rl617_1_P2 chromosome 4, CSIRO_AGI_Rlap_v1, whole genome shotgun sequence genomic window:
- the LOC139903940 gene encoding jasmonate ZIM domain-containing protein 1-like, with amino-acid sequence MSSAKTSTFAKTFNRLNSFLKEKGSLKDLGIINANFDIAGKHENETTTVDLLSHMEKSTNSLPQCVNLNDVTTENQQSEQMTIFYEGKVIVFDCISSDKAKNVMLAASRVSSNNQMQNRVQLASTSDCEGFGLREQMIIRGLEINGSDLPIARRASLHKFLAKRRDRGNVRVAPYELQNPSRTHKFDLNL; translated from the exons atgtctTCCGCTAAAACTTCTACTTTCGCAAAAACTTTCAATCGATTAAATTCGTTTCTGAAAGAAAAAGGCAGTCTCAAAGATCTAGGAATCATCAATGCAAACTTTGATATTGCAG gAAAACACGAGAACGAAACCACAACCGTTGATCTGTTAAGTCACATGGAAAAATCAACAAATTCGCTTCCGCAGTGTGTTAATTTGAATGATGTTACCACGGAAAATCAACAAAGCGAACAAATGACTATTTTCTACGAAGGAAAAGTGATTGTATTTGATTGTATTTCATCTGATAAAGCGAAAAATGTGATGTTAGCAGCTAGTCGTGTTTCTTCTAATAATCAAATGCAGAATCGAGTTCAATTGGCTTCTACATCTGATTGTGAAGGTTTTGGATTACGTGAACAGATGATTATTCGGGGATTAGAAATTAACGGATCGGATTTACCGATTGCGAGACGCGCGTCGCTACATAAATTTTTGGCCAAGAGACGAGACAGGGGAAATGTAAGAGTGGCGCCTTATGAATTACAGAATCCTTCAAGAACTCATAAGTTTGATCTCAATTTGTAG